A genomic segment from Canis aureus isolate CA01 chromosome 4, VMU_Caureus_v.1.0, whole genome shotgun sequence encodes:
- the DNAJC9 gene encoding dnaJ homolog subfamily C member 9, with protein MGLLELCEEVFGTADLYRVLGVRREASDGEVRRGYHKVSLQVHPDRVGDDDKEDATRRFQILGKVYSVLSDKEQRALYDEQGTVDEDSDVLNQDRDWEAYWRLLFKKISLEDIQAFEKTYKGSEEELADIKQAYLDFKGDMDQIMESVLCVQYTEEPRIRNIIQEAIDAGEIPSYNAFVKESKQKMNARKRRAQEEAKEAEISRKELGLDEGVDNLKAIIQSRQKDRQKEMDSFLAQMEAKYCKPKRGGKKTPLKKEKK; from the exons ATGGGGTTGCTGGAGCTGTGCGAGGAAGTGTTTGGCACCGCCGACCTGTACCGAGTGTTGGGCGTGCGGCGCGAGGCCTCGGACGGTGAGGTCCGACGGGGCTACCACAAAGTGTCCCTGCAGGTGCACCCGGACCGGGTCGGCGACGACGACAAAGAGGACGCCACCCGCCGCTTCCAG ATCCTCGGGAAAGTCTATTCTGTTTTGAGCGACAAAGAGCAGAGAGCGCTGTACGATGAGCAGGGAACAGTGGACGAAGATTCTGATGTGCTTAACCAAGATCGGGACTGGGAGGCCTATTggaggttactttttaaaaag ATATCTTTAGAAGACATTCAGGCTTTTGAAAAGACCTACAAAGGCTCTGAAGAAGAGCTGGCAGATATTAAACAGGCCTATTTGGATTTCAAGGGCGACATGGATCAGATCATGGAGTCTGTGCTGTGCGTGCAGTACACAGAAGAACCCAGGataaggaatattattcaggaagCCATTGATGCTGGCGAGATCCCCTCCTATAATGCCTTTGtcaaagaatcaaaacaaaagatgaatgcaAGGAAAAGGAGG GCTCAGGAAGAGGCTAAAGAAGCAGAAATAAGCAGGAAGGAGTTGGGCCTTGATGAAGGAGTAGATAACTTGAAAGCAATCATTCAG AGCAGACAAAAGGATCGGCAAAAGGAAATGGACAGTTTTCTGGCTCAGATGGAAGCAAAGTACTGCAAACCTAAACGAGGAGGGAAAAAAACGcctctcaagaaagaaaagaaataa
- the MRPS16 gene encoding small ribosomal subunit protein bS16m, giving the protein MGNIGAGERKGRGKWILRFPLRGSRLGVSRCGRLRVGPPPRPTGGSALGGAARGARESAPAGCTMVQLTPVLRKAYHGGHLTIRLALSGCTNRPFYRIVAAHNKCPRDGRFVEQLGSYDPLPNSHGEKIVALNLERIRHWIGCGAHLSKPVERLLGLSGFFPLHPMMITNAERLRRKRAREVLLASQKTDTEATETKTS; this is encoded by the exons ATGGGAAATATAGGGGCGGGAGAGCGGAAGGGGCGGGGCAAGTGGATCCTGCGCTTCCCGCTGCGAGGCTCTAGGCTCGGGGTGTCGCGGTGTGGCCGTCTCCGCGTTGGTCCTCCGCCCCGCCCGACGGGCGGCAGCGCGCTCGGAGGCGCGGCAAGGGGCGCACGGGAGTCGGCGCCCGCCGGCTGCACCATGGTCCAGCTCA CTCCTGTCCTGCGCAAGGCCTACCACGGGGGCCACTTAACCATCCGCCTTGCCCTGAGCGGCTGTACCAACCGGCCTTTCTACCGCATTGTGGCTGCTCACAACAAGTGCCCCCGGGATGGCCGTTTCGTGGAGCAGCTGGGCTCCTATGATCCACTGCCCAACAGTCACGGGGAGAAAATCGTTGCTCTCAACCTAGAGCGGATCCGGCATTGGATTGGCTGTGGGGCCCACCTCTCTAAGCCTGTGGAGAGGCTTCTGG GTCTTTCTGGCTTTTTCCCTCTGCATCCCATGATGATCACAAATGCTGAGAGGCTGCGAAGGAAACGGGCACGTGAAGTCCTCTTAGCATCTCAGAAAACAGATACAGAGGCTACAGAAACAAAAACCAGCTGA